In Flavobacterium lacustre, a genomic segment contains:
- a CDS encoding hydroxymethylglutaryl-CoA synthase family protein, which produces MKTGIDAITFDVAKIHLPIKTLAIARNIEPEKLEKGLGLIKMTLPDTHQDTVVFGANALTKLIQDNNINLNEIARIYVGTESAIDNSKPISSFLVALMEQKFGENILSECDVVDFTFACIGGVDALQNCIDFITLNPTKKAIVVTTDFAKYDLNSTGEYTQGAGAVAMLITSNPQIIAFENHWATSTKGVFDFFKPYRTILKQQITGSTTNESWFENLESEVEIHKDQPVFDGQYSNQCYMDRTRDAYFSFKKIKNTAETVYETWESIVMHLPYAFQGRRMLSEIYALDASNKIISGDENATEYQNKLKEVSKSEIYRDFVTQKLQPAEIASSLIGNLYTGSIFMGLLSTLAHFYENKIEVFDKKFGFLAYGSGSKSKVFEGTIQSDWKSAIANVNLFETLEKSNEIDFETYEKLHKKEQKESIKEPKNEWILDRIETEIPNLLGARYYKWID; this is translated from the coding sequence ATGAAAACTGGAATTGACGCCATAACTTTTGATGTTGCCAAAATACATTTACCTATAAAAACTTTAGCAATTGCTAGAAATATTGAACCCGAAAAATTAGAAAAAGGACTAGGGTTAATCAAAATGACTTTACCGGATACACATCAAGACACTGTTGTTTTTGGTGCAAATGCCTTAACCAAATTAATTCAGGACAACAACATCAATTTAAATGAAATTGCAAGAATTTATGTTGGAACCGAAAGTGCCATTGACAATTCAAAACCAATCAGTTCGTTCTTAGTAGCATTGATGGAACAAAAATTTGGTGAAAATATTTTATCAGAATGCGACGTAGTTGATTTCACATTTGCCTGTATCGGAGGCGTTGACGCCTTGCAGAACTGCATTGATTTTATCACACTCAATCCAACAAAAAAAGCAATTGTTGTCACTACGGATTTTGCTAAATACGATTTAAATTCAACCGGAGAATACACTCAAGGAGCCGGAGCAGTTGCCATGCTGATAACTTCAAATCCTCAAATTATAGCTTTCGAAAACCATTGGGCCACAAGTACCAAAGGCGTTTTTGACTTCTTTAAACCCTACAGAACCATTTTAAAACAACAAATTACAGGAAGTACTACCAACGAATCTTGGTTTGAAAATTTAGAAAGCGAAGTTGAAATCCATAAAGACCAACCTGTTTTTGACGGTCAATACTCCAACCAATGTTACATGGACAGAACCAGAGATGCTTATTTTTCATTCAAAAAAATAAAAAATACAGCCGAAACCGTTTATGAGACTTGGGAAAGTATTGTGATGCATCTACCATATGCATTTCAAGGACGCCGAATGTTATCCGAAATTTATGCTTTAGACGCTTCCAATAAAATTATATCCGGAGATGAAAACGCAACAGAATATCAGAATAAATTAAAAGAAGTTAGCAAATCTGAGATCTATAGAGATTTTGTCACTCAAAAATTACAACCCGCCGAAATCGCTTCTTCCTTAATTGGAAACCTATACACAGGTTCAATTTTCATGGGATTACTTTCGACCTTAGCTCATTTTTATGAAAATAAAATTGAAGTTTTCGATAAGAAATTTGGATTCCTAGCCTACGGAAGCGGTTCTAAATCTAAAGTCTTTGAAGGAACAATTCAATCCGATTGGAAATCAGCCATTGCGAACGTAAATCTATTTGAGACTTTGGAAAAAAGTAACGAAATTGATTTTGAAACTTACGAAAAACTACACAAAAAAGAACAAAAAGAATCCATTAAGGAACCGAAAAACGAATGGATTTTAGACCGAATTGAAACCGAAATTCCAAACTTATTGGGTGCGCGATATTATAAATGGATTGATTAA
- a CDS encoding helix-turn-helix domain-containing protein, translated as MNIEKDYIKLIFGLKLKQARTNKNLSLFGLAKITDLSKSYLNEIEKGKKYPKTDKIILLAEKLEVSYDHMVSLKLDNNLAPIGEILKSGILKEIPLDIFGIQENDLIDIIANAPAKVNAFISTIIEIAQHYNLTRESFFLAALRSYQEAHNNYFEDLEEKVLQFSKAFHVDIESKISLEELSAILIEEYGYTIKEIVFSEQEQLGDLRSIFVPKSKTLLLSTEIDAPQKAFILAKEIAYNYLEITERLYTFSWIKFDNFDQVLNNFYASYFAGALLIPRQQLIDELNLFLLKTDPKPQEMIQLMGKFNVSPESFYQRLTNILPKDFQLKNLFFLRLSHKIGADTYQIKKELHITNQQEPHANEMNEHYCRRWVSVKTIVESIAQKKPHFFDAQISRYENSSNEYLVFSSATPDPFKKDHLRSMSVGILITPSMKKKFKFIDTPALQKQVVGVTCETCAVKNCQERASAPTQLEQKARNENTDLIVQQYMAKFS; from the coding sequence ATGAACATAGAAAAGGATTATATCAAGTTAATTTTCGGCCTCAAACTCAAGCAGGCCAGGACAAACAAGAATTTGTCTCTATTTGGCTTAGCCAAAATAACGGATCTATCAAAATCGTATTTAAACGAAATTGAAAAAGGAAAAAAATATCCAAAAACAGATAAAATTATTCTTTTGGCCGAAAAATTAGAGGTTTCTTACGATCACATGGTCTCTTTGAAACTAGATAATAATCTGGCTCCAATAGGTGAAATTTTGAAATCAGGTATTTTAAAAGAGATTCCTTTGGATATTTTCGGGATTCAAGAAAATGACTTGATTGATATTATTGCAAACGCACCTGCCAAAGTCAATGCGTTTATTAGTACCATAATCGAAATTGCTCAGCATTATAATTTGACCCGGGAAAGTTTTTTCTTAGCGGCATTGCGTTCGTATCAAGAAGCGCATAATAATTATTTTGAAGATTTAGAAGAAAAAGTATTGCAGTTTTCGAAAGCTTTTCATGTAGATATCGAATCTAAAATTTCTTTAGAGGAGTTGAGTGCGATTTTAATAGAAGAGTACGGATATACGATCAAAGAAATTGTTTTTTCGGAGCAAGAACAATTAGGTGACTTGAGATCGATATTTGTGCCGAAGAGTAAAACATTATTGCTGTCAACGGAAATTGATGCGCCTCAAAAAGCATTTATCTTGGCCAAAGAAATTGCGTATAATTATCTCGAAATAACGGAACGTTTGTATACTTTTAGTTGGATAAAATTCGATAATTTTGATCAAGTCCTCAATAATTTTTACGCATCATATTTTGCGGGAGCGTTACTTATTCCTAGGCAGCAATTGATTGATGAGCTGAATTTATTTTTATTGAAAACAGATCCAAAGCCACAAGAAATGATTCAATTAATGGGTAAATTTAATGTTTCACCGGAATCATTTTACCAGCGATTAACTAATATTTTGCCGAAAGATTTTCAATTGAAAAACCTCTTTTTTCTTCGCTTGTCCCATAAAATTGGTGCGGATACCTATCAAATAAAAAAAGAATTGCACATCACTAATCAGCAAGAGCCGCACGCCAATGAAATGAATGAGCATTATTGTCGAAGATGGGTTTCTGTAAAAACAATTGTAGAATCGATAGCGCAAAAGAAACCTCATTTTTTTGACGCGCAAATATCTCGTTATGAAAATAGCAGTAACGAGTATTTAGTTTTTTCATCGGCAACTCCGGATCCGTTCAAAAAGGATCATCTAAGGAGTATGTCTGTTGGTATTTTGATTACGCCAAGTATGAAGAAGAAATTTAAGTTTATTGACACACCTGCGTTGCAAAAACAAGTTGTAGGTGTGACTTGTGAAACGTGTGCGGTAAAAAATTGTCAAGAAAGAGCTTCTGCGCCAACTCAATTAGAACAAAAAGCCAGAAATGAGAATACGGATTTAATCGTTCAACAATACATGGCGAAATTTAGTTGA
- the aceB gene encoding malate synthase A, with translation MDFKELYSTKLLNFLEETTEQYPEILTDEAMTFLSLLHENFNEKRLALLEERKKQQALFDDGALPSFPTETKSIRESNWMASSTPKDLQDRRVEITGPVDRKMVINALNSGAKTFMADFEDSTSPTWSNLMEGQQNLKDAVNKTITLDDPLKNNKYALNKDTAVLIVRPRGLHLNEKHLLMDNQEASGSLVDFGLYAFHNYKKLIHDGTAPYFYIPKLEHYLEARWWNEVFEFSQEYLGITNGTFKATVLIETITASFQLDEIIFELKEHIVGLNCGRWDYIFSYIKKLRKNPDFIVPNRDQVTMTSPFMSAYSQLVIQRCHKRNIHAIGGMAAQIPIKNNDEANTIAFNKVIADKEREAKNGHDGTWVAHPDLVPIAMKVFDKYMPSKNQIYLKREDVQVTEADLLEVPEGTITVEGIRKNINVSILYLASWLNGQGAAAIHHLMEDAATAEISRSQLWQWLQNKVTLDNGKVLTEKYYHRLTIEEFEKIRNLVGDKNHEKGKYKLAEQLLDILVVNQNFIEFLTIPGYKYI, from the coding sequence ATGGATTTTAAAGAATTATACTCGACAAAATTGTTAAATTTTTTAGAAGAAACTACTGAACAGTATCCTGAAATCTTAACTGATGAAGCCATGACTTTTTTGTCTTTACTTCATGAAAATTTCAACGAAAAAAGGCTTGCCCTTTTAGAAGAGCGAAAAAAACAACAAGCCTTATTTGACGATGGTGCATTACCTTCATTTCCAACTGAAACTAAAAGTATCAGAGAAAGCAATTGGATGGCATCATCAACTCCAAAAGACCTACAAGACCGAAGAGTTGAAATAACAGGACCCGTCGACAGAAAAATGGTAATCAACGCCTTAAATTCTGGTGCCAAAACATTTATGGCTGATTTTGAAGACAGCACATCGCCAACATGGAGCAATCTAATGGAAGGCCAACAAAATCTAAAAGACGCAGTCAACAAAACCATCACCTTAGATGATCCATTAAAAAATAACAAATACGCACTCAATAAAGACACAGCAGTTTTAATTGTCAGACCCCGAGGATTGCATCTTAATGAAAAACATCTGTTGATGGACAATCAGGAAGCATCAGGATCGCTAGTTGATTTCGGGCTGTACGCTTTTCATAATTACAAAAAACTGATTCATGACGGCACGGCTCCCTATTTCTATATTCCAAAATTAGAACACTATTTAGAAGCCCGATGGTGGAACGAAGTGTTTGAATTTTCACAGGAATATTTAGGGATAACCAATGGCACTTTTAAAGCAACCGTTTTAATAGAAACGATAACTGCCAGTTTTCAATTGGATGAAATCATCTTTGAGTTAAAAGAACATATTGTTGGTTTGAACTGCGGAAGATGGGACTATATTTTCTCGTACATCAAAAAATTACGAAAAAACCCAGATTTTATAGTCCCAAATAGAGATCAGGTAACAATGACTTCTCCATTTATGAGCGCTTATTCACAACTGGTTATTCAACGGTGTCACAAACGAAATATTCATGCGATTGGAGGAATGGCAGCACAAATTCCGATAAAAAACAATGATGAGGCCAACACAATAGCATTCAACAAAGTAATAGCTGACAAAGAAAGAGAGGCAAAAAACGGACATGACGGAACCTGGGTTGCACATCCGGATTTAGTCCCAATTGCAATGAAAGTATTTGACAAATACATGCCTTCTAAAAATCAGATTTATCTAAAAAGAGAAGATGTACAAGTAACCGAAGCCGATTTACTTGAAGTTCCTGAAGGCACAATTACCGTAGAAGGCATTAGAAAAAATATAAACGTTTCTATACTGTATCTCGCTTCATGGTTAAACGGACAGGGCGCAGCAGCAATTCATCATTTGATGGAAGACGCAGCAACAGCCGAAATCTCAAGATCACAATTGTGGCAATGGTTACAAAACAAAGTAACATTAGACAACGGAAAAGTGCTAACCGAAAAATACTATCATCGCTTAACTATTGAAGAATTCGAGAAAATAAGAAATTTAGTTGGCGACAAAAACCATGAGAAAGGAAAATACAAATTGGCCGAACAACTACTGGATATTTTAGTCGTAAATCAAAATTTCATAGAATTTCTAACCATACCGGGATACAAATACATTTAA
- the aceA gene encoding isocitrate lyase: MKTTETRIQELVTDWITNPRWKGIERPYTAEEVVKLQGSYQIEHSIAKIGANKLWNKLNAQDFVAGLGALTGNQAIQEVEAGLEAIYLSGWQVAADANVAGEMYPDQSLYPANSVPLVVKRINNALLRADQIQIVNGTADKKDYLVPIVADAEAGFGGNLNAFELMKSMIEAGAAGVHFEDQLSSAKKCGHLGGKVLVPTQEAINKLIAARLAADVMGTPTLVVARTDADAANLLTSDIDPRDAKFITGEKTGEGFFYVNCGVEQGIDRGLSYAPYADLIWMETSNPDLEYAKRFAEGIHAKFPGKMLAYNCSPSFNWAAKLSVAQMETFREDLAAMGYKFQFITLAGFHALNTSMFELSMAYKERGMAGYSELQEREFALQKHGFKAVKHQGFVGTSYFDAVQNTVTTGKNSTTAMKDSTETAQF, from the coding sequence ATGAAAACTACAGAAACAAGAATTCAAGAATTAGTTACCGACTGGATTACAAACCCAAGATGGAAAGGCATCGAACGTCCTTATACAGCGGAAGAAGTGGTAAAACTTCAAGGTTCTTATCAAATAGAACATAGCATAGCAAAAATTGGCGCTAATAAATTGTGGAACAAACTGAATGCACAGGATTTTGTAGCCGGACTTGGCGCACTTACCGGAAACCAAGCTATTCAGGAAGTAGAAGCAGGTTTAGAAGCCATTTATTTAAGTGGATGGCAAGTTGCTGCAGACGCCAATGTTGCCGGAGAAATGTATCCTGACCAATCATTATATCCTGCAAACAGCGTTCCATTGGTTGTAAAACGAATTAATAATGCGCTTTTGAGAGCAGATCAAATTCAAATTGTAAACGGAACAGCTGACAAAAAAGATTATTTAGTTCCAATTGTAGCAGATGCCGAAGCTGGTTTTGGCGGTAATCTGAATGCATTTGAATTAATGAAATCAATGATTGAAGCCGGTGCGGCAGGAGTACACTTTGAAGACCAATTAAGTTCTGCAAAAAAATGTGGACACTTGGGAGGAAAAGTATTAGTTCCTACGCAAGAAGCCATCAACAAACTAATTGCTGCAAGATTAGCTGCTGATGTTATGGGAACTCCAACACTTGTTGTTGCTCGTACAGATGCAGATGCAGCCAACCTATTAACTAGTGATATTGATCCAAGAGATGCTAAATTCATCACAGGAGAAAAAACAGGAGAAGGATTCTTCTATGTAAATTGCGGAGTAGAGCAAGGAATTGACCGAGGATTGAGTTACGCTCCTTATGCCGATTTGATTTGGATGGAAACCAGTAATCCGGATTTAGAATATGCAAAACGTTTTGCCGAAGGAATACACGCCAAATTTCCAGGAAAAATGTTAGCTTATAACTGTTCTCCTTCTTTCAACTGGGCTGCAAAATTATCAGTTGCGCAAATGGAAACATTCAGAGAAGATCTTGCCGCTATGGGATATAAATTTCAATTCATCACCTTGGCTGGATTCCATGCCTTAAACACAAGCATGTTTGAGCTATCTATGGCTTACAAAGAAAGAGGAATGGCAGGCTACTCTGAATTACAAGAAAGAGAATTCGCTTTGCAAAAACACGGATTCAAAGCAGTAAAACATCAAGGTTTTGTAGGAACATCCTATTTTGATGCTGTACAAAATACAGTTACAACAGGAAAAAATTCTACAACAGCCATGAAAGATTCAACAGAAACAGCACAGTTTTAA
- a CDS encoding aminopeptidase P family protein has product MKYHQIDSALFIKNRAKFTAQMKPKSVAIFNSNDIYPVSADSTLPFAQHRDIFYLSGVDQEESILLLFPDAPYENQREILFLKETSEHIAIWEGEKLTKNRAFEVSGIKTVCWLQDFEKILNEMMTYSDIMYINTNEHYRATVETETREARFVKWWKEKYPAHQVAKSNPILQRIRSVKESEELDLIQKACDITEKGFRRLLSFVKPNVTEYEIEAELIHEFIRNRSKGFAYTPIIASGNNANVLHYIENNKQCKAGDLILLDVAAEYANYSSDLTRTIPVSGRYSDRQKAVYNAVLRVKNEATKMLTPGTLWKQYHLEVGKLMTSELLGLGLIDKADVQNENPDWPAYKKYFMHGTSHHMGLDTHDYGLLHEPMQANMVFTVEPGIYIPAESFGIRLEDNVVVQETGEPFNLMRNIPIEIEEIEHLMNL; this is encoded by the coding sequence ATGAAATATCATCAAATAGACAGCGCCCTTTTTATAAAAAATCGCGCAAAATTTACGGCTCAGATGAAGCCAAAAAGTGTTGCCATTTTTAATTCAAATGATATTTATCCCGTTTCTGCCGACAGTACGTTACCGTTTGCACAACACCGGGATATTTTTTATTTATCAGGAGTAGATCAGGAAGAAAGTATTTTATTGCTTTTTCCAGATGCTCCTTACGAAAACCAAAGGGAAATTTTATTTTTGAAAGAAACCAGCGAACATATTGCGATTTGGGAAGGCGAAAAACTAACCAAAAATCGCGCATTTGAAGTATCAGGAATCAAAACAGTGTGTTGGTTACAGGATTTTGAGAAAATACTAAATGAAATGATGACTTATTCTGACATCATGTACATTAACACCAATGAACATTATCGCGCAACTGTTGAAACGGAAACTCGTGAAGCCCGTTTTGTAAAATGGTGGAAAGAGAAATATCCAGCGCACCAAGTGGCAAAAAGCAATCCAATTTTACAACGTATTCGATCTGTAAAAGAAAGCGAAGAATTGGATTTAATCCAAAAGGCCTGCGACATTACCGAAAAAGGATTTCGAAGATTATTGTCATTTGTAAAACCAAATGTAACCGAATACGAAATTGAAGCCGAATTAATTCATGAGTTTATCCGAAACCGCTCCAAAGGTTTTGCTTACACGCCTATTATCGCTTCGGGAAACAATGCAAATGTGTTGCACTACATCGAAAACAACAAACAATGCAAAGCTGGTGACTTAATTTTACTTGACGTTGCAGCCGAATACGCTAATTATTCTAGCGATTTAACTCGAACAATTCCAGTTTCAGGACGTTATTCGGATAGACAAAAAGCAGTTTACAATGCTGTTTTACGAGTAAAAAATGAAGCTACCAAAATGCTGACTCCAGGAACACTTTGGAAACAATATCATCTAGAAGTTGGCAAATTAATGACTTCGGAACTACTTGGACTTGGATTAATTGACAAAGCCGATGTGCAAAACGAAAACCCGGATTGGCCCGCTTACAAAAAATATTTTATGCACGGAACGTCACATCACATGGGATTAGACACACACGATTACGGATTGTTACACGAACCGATGCAAGCCAATATGGTTTTCACGGTAGAGCCGGGAATCTATATTCCTGCCGAAAGTTTCGGAATTCGATTAGAAGATAATGTGGTGGTTCAGGAAACGGGTGAACCATTCAACTTGATGCGAAATATTCCAATTGAAATTGAGGAAATTGAACATTTAATGAACCTCTAA
- a CDS encoding alpha/beta fold hydrolase, protein MKDILYKNTKISYSDTGKGTAIVLLHGFLENKTMWQDFIPELSLKNRIITIDLLGHGETECLGYVHSMEDNADVVHEVLSSLRIRKAILVGHSMGGYVALAFAELFPESIKGLVLLNSTSRADSDERKANRDRAIVAVKQNYASFIRMSIANLFSEDNREKLIDEIEKVKTEALKTPLQGIVASLEGMKIRKDREVLLHLTPYPKLLILGEKDPVLNLVETKEQIENTTVQLVTFPDGHMSTIENKKELLKVLSRFFKNI, encoded by the coding sequence TTGAAAGACATCCTATACAAGAACACCAAAATCTCTTATTCCGATACCGGAAAAGGAACTGCAATTGTATTGCTTCACGGTTTTCTGGAAAACAAAACCATGTGGCAGGATTTTATTCCTGAATTAAGTCTTAAAAACCGAATTATCACAATCGATTTATTAGGACATGGCGAAACGGAATGTTTGGGTTATGTGCATTCTATGGAAGATAATGCCGATGTAGTTCATGAAGTTTTATCTAGTTTACGCATCCGAAAAGCCATTTTAGTAGGGCATTCGATGGGCGGTTATGTGGCTTTGGCTTTCGCCGAATTATTTCCCGAAAGCATTAAAGGATTAGTGCTGCTAAACTCCACTTCAAGAGCAGACAGCGATGAACGAAAAGCAAATCGCGACAGAGCTATTGTAGCGGTAAAACAAAATTACGCCAGTTTCATCCGCATGTCTATTGCCAATTTATTCAGCGAAGACAATCGCGAAAAACTAATCGACGAAATTGAAAAAGTAAAAACAGAGGCGCTTAAAACACCTTTACAAGGCATAGTTGCTTCGCTTGAAGGAATGAAAATAAGAAAAGACCGCGAAGTGCTCTTGCATCTTACACCATATCCTAAACTATTGATTCTTGGCGAAAAAGATCCTGTTTTAAATCTCGTTGAAACAAAAGAACAAATAGAGAACACAACCGTTCAATTGGTAACATTTCCAGACGGCCACATGAGTACAATAGAAAACAAAAAAGAATTATTAAAGGTGCTTTCCCGTTTTTTTAAAAATATTTAA